The following proteins are encoded in a genomic region of Candidatus Manganitrophaceae bacterium:
- a CDS encoding 4Fe-4S dicluster domain-containing protein, translating to MVDYRDQNAPPGGPYQWGMVIDLDRCTGCEACVVACRAENNVRISGEEEASKGRANYWIRIERYWEGEYPNAQLKFMPVLCQHCGSAPCEPVCPVYAAYHTPDGLNAQVYNRCVGVRYCGNNCPYTVRYFNWFDPHWDEPLNEQLNPDVTVRSGGVMEKCTFCVQRIRGAQRTAQKEGRRVKDGEITPACVQSCPTEALVFGDRNDPNSRVSKLKESRRGFRLLEELGTEPAITYLKKAE from the coding sequence ATGGTGGACTATCGGGATCAGAATGCGCCGCCGGGAGGACCGTATCAATGGGGAATGGTGATCGACCTCGATCGCTGCACCGGCTGCGAGGCGTGCGTGGTTGCCTGCCGGGCTGAAAACAACGTCCGGATTTCCGGGGAAGAGGAGGCGTCGAAGGGGCGGGCGAACTATTGGATTCGCATCGAGCGCTACTGGGAAGGGGAATATCCGAACGCGCAGCTGAAGTTCATGCCGGTCCTCTGCCAGCACTGCGGCAGCGCCCCCTGTGAGCCGGTCTGCCCGGTTTATGCGGCCTATCATACCCCGGATGGGTTGAATGCGCAGGTTTATAACCGCTGTGTCGGCGTCCGCTACTGCGGCAACAACTGTCCCTATACCGTCCGCTACTTCAATTGGTTCGATCCGCATTGGGATGAGCCGCTCAACGAGCAGCTCAACCCCGATGTCACGGTGCGGTCGGGCGGGGTGATGGAGAAGTGCACCTTCTGCGTCCAGCGGATTCGGGGAGCGCAGCGGACGGCGCAAAAAGAAGGGCGGCGGGTCAAAGACGGCGAGATCACCCCGGCCTGCGTCCAGAGCTGCCCGACCGAGGCGCTGGTCTTCGGTGATCGAAATGACCCGAACAGCCGGGTCTCCAAGCTGAAGGAGAGCCGGCGCGGCTTCAGGCTGTTGGAAGAGCTCGGAACGGAGCCGGCGATTACCTATCTAAAAAAGGCGGAGTAG
- a CDS encoding cytochrome c — MKGPWRRIVLSLLYGITFAGIAFGAAGCSRDMAEQPSFQPQEAPRLHSPEGSIPQKSRAVLTSPPGSTPETVGRGAALFEINCAHCHGKIGLGDGPAGSHLVLQPFNLHAPQTQQRSAEEIFEIITHGRVVMPSFNGVLSVEERWDLAYFVKSFGKQNGSQKTEVRSQKKAETQG; from the coding sequence ATGAAAGGGCCTTGGCGCCGAATCGTGTTGTCACTCCTCTATGGGATTACTTTCGCGGGGATCGCTTTCGGGGCCGCCGGGTGTTCGCGCGACATGGCCGAGCAGCCGTCGTTCCAGCCGCAGGAGGCGCCCCGTCTGCACTCTCCGGAGGGGAGCATCCCGCAGAAGAGCCGGGCCGTGCTCACCTCTCCTCCCGGGTCGACGCCCGAAACGGTCGGCCGCGGCGCCGCGCTTTTTGAAATCAACTGCGCTCACTGTCATGGAAAAATCGGATTGGGAGACGGGCCGGCCGGCTCGCACCTGGTCCTCCAGCCGTTTAATCTCCATGCGCCCCAAACGCAGCAGCGCTCGGCGGAGGAGATTTTTGAAATCATCACCCACGGCCGGGTGGTGATGCCGTCGTTCAACGGGGTCCTCTCGGTTGAGGAGCGATGGGATTTAGCTTACTTCGTGAAGTCGTTTGGAAAGCAAAACGGAAGTCAGAAGACAGAAGTCAGGAGTCAGAAGAAGGCAGAGACCCAAGGGTGA
- a CDS encoding DUF3341 domain-containing protein — MADGTSAKSKAKSIIFGLFQPATPLEPILDRLRKMDLPEREVELSSTFPMKALPVGVGWRRVQLYHVTLIAGAIGILFGFLLAGGSMAIYPLRTGGKPIVPMPIVGIVSYETMMLFAIVTTFLTTAIKIIRSHRGKVEYDNRIDEGFFGISVWVDRDDPRTGTIQTLFQEFGAVEVEVR; from the coding sequence ATGGCAGACGGGACGAGCGCTAAATCCAAGGCAAAGTCGATCATCTTCGGTCTTTTCCAGCCGGCGACGCCGCTGGAGCCGATTCTCGATCGGCTGAGAAAGATGGACCTTCCGGAGCGGGAGGTCGAGCTCTCATCGACCTTCCCGATGAAGGCGCTTCCGGTCGGGGTTGGATGGCGGCGGGTTCAGCTTTATCATGTGACCCTGATCGCCGGCGCGATCGGGATTCTCTTCGGTTTTTTGCTGGCCGGGGGAAGCATGGCGATCTATCCGCTCCGGACCGGCGGCAAGCCGATCGTTCCGATGCCGATCGTCGGAATCGTCTCTTACGAAACGATGATGCTCTTTGCGATTGTCACCACGTTTCTGACCACGGCGATCAAAATTATTCGAAGTCACCGCGGGAAGGTCGAATATGATAACCGGATCGACGAGGGATTCTTCGGGATTTCCGTCTGGGTCGATCGGGACGATCCGAGGACCGGGACGATCCAGACCCTTTTCCAGGAATTCGGGGCGGTGGAGGTAGAGGTTCGATGA
- a CDS encoding efflux transporter outer membrane subunit, protein MKRLVMTLRLVVFWTGCTVGPRYHRPTVPVPPQWRTESETAESLADLKWWDLFTDPQLQTLIRVALDQNKNLRSAAARVAQFRANVTVARSNQFPQVQIHASATRQRSSKAGPLPLFPGVKPEVSDFQLNGEVSYQADFWGQYRRFTEEARANLLATEEARRNVILSVVSGVAQSYFQLRELDLELEVTRRTIASFQDSLQLTQIRFQGGVASELDVRQAETALYTATSQIPLIEEQIAQQENALSLLLGQNPAPIARGLRLTEQKLPPRIPAGLPSQLLERRPDIRQSEQQLVAVYAAVGVAKAQLFPQIPLTGMGGYESAQLSDLLNAPALTWQLVLGLTAPLFNGGRLRGNLAAAKASQQEAQIAYEAAVQQAFADVENALIAYRKSTEQLRAQELLVSSSDAALRLATLQYTNGVSDYLTVLDSQRQLFNAQISQAQTQGVVLTSLVQLYAALGGGWAFLIDVFYPNPLRPRPRFWGYSDWIGGVLSKWRIAAGGANIVS, encoded by the coding sequence ATGAAGCGGCTGGTCATGACCCTCCGTCTGGTTGTTTTCTGGACGGGATGCACCGTCGGCCCCCGCTACCATCGGCCGACGGTCCCGGTGCCGCCGCAGTGGCGAACCGAGTCGGAAACGGCCGAGTCGCTGGCCGATCTAAAGTGGTGGGATCTTTTTACCGACCCTCAGTTGCAAACATTGATTCGTGTCGCGCTCGATCAAAATAAAAACCTCCGGTCGGCCGCGGCGCGCGTGGCGCAGTTCCGCGCCAATGTGACGGTCGCCCGTTCCAATCAATTTCCCCAGGTTCAGATCCATGCCAGCGCGACGCGCCAACGGAGCTCGAAGGCGGGTCCCCTCCCCCTTTTTCCAGGGGTGAAGCCGGAAGTCAGCGACTTTCAGCTGAATGGCGAGGTGAGCTATCAAGCCGATTTTTGGGGGCAGTACCGGCGCTTCACCGAGGAGGCGCGGGCCAATTTACTCGCCACCGAGGAGGCACGCCGAAATGTCATCCTCTCGGTGGTCAGCGGGGTGGCGCAGAGCTATTTTCAACTCCGCGAGCTCGATCTTGAGCTGGAAGTTACCCGCAGGACGATCGCTTCCTTCCAGGATTCGCTGCAATTGACGCAGATCCGATTTCAGGGGGGGGTCGCCTCCGAGCTCGATGTGCGTCAGGCGGAAACGGCGCTCTATACGGCCACCTCGCAGATCCCGCTGATCGAGGAGCAGATCGCGCAGCAGGAGAATGCGCTGAGCCTCCTCCTGGGGCAGAACCCCGCGCCCATTGCACGCGGCCTGAGATTGACCGAACAGAAACTCCCCCCGAGGATTCCGGCGGGATTGCCGTCCCAGTTATTGGAACGCCGCCCCGATATCCGGCAATCGGAGCAACAGCTGGTCGCGGTCTATGCCGCCGTCGGCGTGGCGAAGGCGCAGCTCTTTCCCCAGATTCCGCTGACCGGCATGGGAGGGTATGAGAGCGCGCAACTTTCCGATCTGCTGAATGCGCCGGCCCTGACGTGGCAGTTGGTGCTGGGGCTGACGGCGCCGCTCTTCAACGGCGGAAGGCTGCGCGGAAACCTGGCCGCGGCAAAAGCGAGCCAGCAAGAGGCGCAAATTGCATATGAGGCAGCGGTGCAACAAGCGTTTGCCGACGTGGAGAATGCGTTGATCGCTTATCGCAAATCGACCGAGCAGCTGCGCGCCCAGGAATTGCTGGTCTCCTCATCGGACGCGGCGCTTCGACTGGCCACGTTGCAATACACGAACGGTGTATCGGACTATCTCACCGTGCTCGATTCTCAGCGGCAGCTTTTTAATGCCCAGATCTCCCAAGCCCAAACACAAGGGGTCGTCCTGACCTCCTTGGTACAGCTCTATGCCGCGCTGGGCGGGGGATGGGCGTTCCTGATTGATGTTTTTTATCCCAATCCATTGCGTCCTCGACCCCGATTTTGGGGATACTCCGATTGGATAGGTGGCGTACTCTCCAAGTGGAGGATTGCAGCGGGCGGAGCCAACATCGTATCGTAA
- the nrfD gene encoding polysulfide reductase NrfD, with protein sequence MEARKEFFPSHQKRVGEKEHLDQIQKINQDLLRPLSQTRWPYFLILLLLFVLAFAGGAAWDYQLETGIGQTGLHPPIFWGIYIASFVFWVGVSHSGTFISGALRLSNAEWRRPITRIAELMTLFSVIVAALFIFIHLGRAWRFYYLIPYPNQRQIWPNFRSPLMWDATAIFTYATSSLIYLYLPLIPDFALMRDRVQGWRRIFYRVLSLGWRGTQTEWRWLGMAIRIITILIVLVMVSVHSIVGLDFAAALVPGWHSSIIPPYFVIGAIHSGMATVVMGLYLVRKFYRLQDYIRLEHFDKMGKLMIVITLSWGYFYFMDRFVAWYGKIPDEMAVIDAVMYGPYAFQQWLMVVFNFVIPIIALTIPTFRRWPLGVMIIGILINIGMYIERVLIIVPSLGHPRLPYAWGRYFPTIVELTILLGSFSLFLLLYVLAIKFVPVISIWEEKEGIMHGRRDER encoded by the coding sequence ATGGAAGCACGGAAAGAATTTTTCCCGTCGCATCAGAAACGGGTCGGCGAGAAGGAGCATCTCGATCAAATTCAGAAGATCAACCAAGATCTTTTGCGTCCGCTCAGCCAGACCCGCTGGCCCTATTTTTTGATCCTATTGCTCCTCTTTGTCCTCGCCTTTGCCGGCGGGGCGGCTTGGGATTATCAACTTGAGACCGGCATCGGACAGACCGGGCTTCATCCCCCGATCTTCTGGGGGATCTATATCGCCTCCTTTGTTTTCTGGGTCGGCGTCAGTCACTCGGGAACCTTCATCTCCGGCGCCTTAAGGCTTTCCAATGCGGAGTGGCGGCGGCCGATCACCCGGATTGCCGAGCTGATGACCCTCTTCTCGGTCATCGTCGCCGCGCTGTTTATCTTTATCCATCTTGGCCGGGCGTGGCGGTTTTATTACCTGATTCCGTATCCCAACCAGCGACAGATCTGGCCGAACTTCCGCTCGCCGTTGATGTGGGACGCGACGGCGATTTTCACCTATGCGACCTCCAGCCTCATTTATCTCTATCTTCCTTTGATCCCCGATTTCGCCTTGATGCGGGATCGCGTTCAGGGGTGGCGGCGGATTTTCTATCGCGTCCTCTCCCTCGGTTGGCGGGGGACCCAGACCGAGTGGCGCTGGCTCGGGATGGCAATCCGGATCATTACGATTCTCATCGTTCTGGTGATGGTCTCCGTGCACTCCATCGTCGGCCTTGATTTCGCCGCCGCGTTGGTGCCCGGCTGGCATTCTTCGATTATTCCCCCCTATTTCGTCATCGGCGCCATCCACTCCGGAATGGCCACCGTGGTCATGGGGCTCTATCTGGTCCGGAAGTTCTACCGGCTTCAGGATTACATTCGGCTGGAACATTTCGACAAGATGGGAAAGCTGATGATCGTGATCACCCTCTCCTGGGGCTACTTCTATTTTATGGATCGTTTCGTCGCTTGGTATGGAAAGATTCCGGACGAGATGGCGGTGATCGACGCGGTCATGTATGGACCGTATGCGTTTCAGCAGTGGTTGATGGTCGTCTTCAACTTCGTCATTCCGATCATTGCGCTCACGATTCCTACGTTTCGGCGGTGGCCGCTGGGGGTGATGATCATCGGCATTTTGATTAACATCGGGATGTATATCGAGCGGGTGTTGATCATCGTTCCCTCTTTAGGGCACCCCCGACTGCCGTATGCCTGGGGACGGTATTTCCCCACGATCGTGGAGCTGACCATTCTGCTCGGATCATTTTCTCTTTTCTTGCTCCTGTATGTGTTGGCGATCAAATTTGTCCCGGTGATTTCGATCTGGGAAGAGAAAGAAGGGATCATGCATGGCAGACGGGACGAGCGCTAA
- a CDS encoding molybdopterin-dependent oxidoreductase — MDLKRRDFLKVLGVTAAGSLLPGCAGETKKLIPYVIPDEEIIPGVADWYASVCRECDAGCGILVRVMEGRAKKVEGNPAHPVNRGKLCAKGQASLQGLYNPDRIQEPLQREGARGEGRFRPISWEDGISRWVSTLEKYPGGAVMISRPVPGTLSRLFSTFMKEISGRLLFYDPSGEGTLQAANRRSFGVDRFPEYDIANATYLLSFGTPFLSDWLSPVHYGLAYGEMRQGRPAVRGRFVQIEPRLSMTAASADRWVPLRPGTEGLLALGIGQVILKEGRVRLAQGDRSRFEKLYGTVSLDQIAAKTEVPREEIIRLAREFSEAAAPLAIGGGTASSQTNGTNTLMAVNALNLLVGNLGESGGIRFIEPLQGFPAAAATPVSDQALLNLKDSFKNKKRSLLMLYQSNPLYTLPPSTHFGEVFDQAAFTVSFSSFMDESTAMADLILPDHFFLEAWGDFLSDGGTPAAGLGQPVVIPRNNTRPVGDLFLSAAKRIGGNIEKQLPWTDFRTMLEDQWKTFLAREVPGQPFEIAWIERLQQGGWWKPEQRLISVSRRPLPESIESAQFEGDEKQFPFYLTLFESMGLQRGEGANRPWLQELPDPATTVVWGSWVEINPRTARQYGIQEREIVRVISPYGEVEAPVIFFPGNRPDLISMPLGQGHTAYGRYAKGRGVNPVILLAPLVDRDSGTLAMGATRVRIERTGRRGKPVLVDQTGEGTRRSPEGRRRSET, encoded by the coding sequence ATGGATTTAAAACGACGCGATTTCTTGAAGGTACTCGGGGTGACCGCCGCCGGCTCCCTGCTTCCCGGCTGCGCCGGCGAGACGAAGAAGCTGATTCCCTATGTCATCCCCGATGAGGAGATCATACCGGGGGTGGCCGATTGGTATGCCTCGGTCTGTCGCGAGTGCGACGCCGGCTGCGGCATCCTCGTCCGGGTGATGGAGGGGCGGGCGAAGAAGGTCGAGGGAAATCCGGCTCATCCGGTGAACCGAGGAAAGCTCTGCGCGAAGGGACAGGCGAGCCTCCAGGGACTCTACAACCCGGATCGGATTCAGGAGCCGCTCCAGCGCGAGGGAGCGCGGGGAGAGGGACGGTTTAGACCGATCAGTTGGGAGGATGGCATCTCGCGGTGGGTGTCGACGCTCGAAAAATATCCGGGCGGCGCGGTGATGATCAGCCGACCGGTCCCGGGGACCTTGTCCCGCCTTTTTTCGACCTTCATGAAAGAGATTTCAGGAAGGCTCCTTTTTTATGACCCGTCGGGGGAGGGGACGCTGCAGGCGGCGAATCGCCGGAGTTTCGGCGTCGACCGTTTCCCCGAGTATGATATTGCGAACGCAACCTATCTTCTCTCCTTCGGAACTCCTTTTCTCTCCGACTGGCTCTCGCCGGTCCACTACGGTCTCGCTTATGGTGAAATGCGTCAGGGGCGTCCCGCCGTGCGGGGTCGGTTCGTTCAAATAGAGCCGCGGCTTTCAATGACCGCCGCCAGCGCCGACCGTTGGGTGCCGCTCCGCCCCGGAACCGAGGGGCTTTTGGCGCTGGGGATCGGACAGGTGATTCTTAAAGAGGGGCGCGTTCGGCTCGCTCAGGGAGATCGAAGCCGGTTCGAGAAACTCTATGGCACCGTCTCACTCGACCAGATCGCGGCGAAAACAGAAGTGCCGCGTGAAGAGATCATCCGATTGGCGCGGGAATTCTCCGAAGCGGCCGCCCCGCTCGCGATCGGCGGCGGGACCGCCTCGTCGCAGACCAACGGTACGAATACGTTGATGGCGGTGAATGCCCTGAACCTCTTGGTCGGGAATCTCGGTGAGTCGGGCGGCATTCGGTTTATCGAGCCGCTTCAAGGTTTTCCGGCCGCTGCGGCGACTCCTGTCTCGGATCAGGCGCTTCTGAATCTGAAAGATTCGTTTAAAAACAAAAAGCGGTCACTCCTGATGCTCTATCAGTCGAACCCACTTTACACCCTTCCTCCTTCGACCCACTTCGGAGAGGTGTTCGATCAAGCGGCCTTCACCGTGAGCTTCAGCTCTTTCATGGATGAGTCGACCGCCATGGCCGATCTGATCCTTCCCGACCATTTCTTCTTGGAGGCATGGGGAGATTTCCTGAGCGACGGAGGGACGCCCGCCGCGGGGCTCGGACAGCCGGTGGTCATTCCCCGTAACAATACCCGACCGGTCGGCGATCTGTTCTTGAGCGCCGCGAAGCGAATCGGAGGGAACATTGAGAAGCAGCTTCCCTGGACCGATTTCCGGACGATGCTCGAAGACCAGTGGAAAACGTTTCTCGCCCGTGAGGTGCCCGGCCAACCTTTTGAGATCGCCTGGATCGAACGGCTTCAACAGGGAGGGTGGTGGAAACCGGAGCAAAGGCTCATCTCGGTTTCGCGCAGACCGCTTCCGGAGTCCATCGAGTCAGCCCAATTCGAAGGGGATGAAAAACAATTTCCGTTTTATCTGACCCTCTTCGAATCGATGGGATTGCAACGTGGAGAAGGGGCGAACCGTCCCTGGCTTCAGGAGCTTCCCGACCCGGCGACCACCGTGGTTTGGGGAAGCTGGGTCGAGATCAATCCGAGGACGGCGCGGCAATATGGAATTCAGGAGCGAGAGATCGTCCGGGTGATCTCTCCCTATGGCGAGGTGGAAGCGCCGGTGATCTTTTTCCCCGGAAATCGCCCCGATCTAATCAGCATGCCGCTTGGACAGGGGCACACCGCTTATGGCCGCTACGCAAAGGGACGGGGGGTGAACCCGGTGATATTGCTGGCGCCGCTGGTCGACCGCGATTCCGGGACGTTGGCGATGGGAGCGACCCGGGTCCGGATTGAGCGGACCGGCCGTCGTGGAAAGCCGGTCTTGGTCGACCAGACCGGGGAAGGAACGAGAAGAAGTCCGGAGGGAAGAAGACGAAGCGAGACCTGA
- a CDS encoding cytochrome c3 family protein, translated as MRKWTGALIALVVIITALIIGFFYSQGSADLRGQDRQPLAFSHQRHAGQLQINCLFCHRGANVSTAASVPPVYICMTCHRALKEQTPETQKLLTYWNNKEPIPWIRLQRLPDFVRFTHEMHLAAGFKCTECHGQVAQMTSTPRAATFEMGWCISCHQRNGASKDCFTCHY; from the coding sequence ATGCGGAAGTGGACGGGAGCACTCATAGCCCTGGTCGTCATTATCACCGCGTTGATTATCGGGTTTTTTTACTCTCAAGGGAGCGCCGATCTCAGAGGACAAGACCGGCAGCCGCTTGCCTTCAGCCATCAGCGGCATGCGGGACAATTGCAAATCAACTGTCTTTTTTGCCACCGCGGTGCCAATGTTTCTACGGCCGCATCGGTCCCCCCCGTTTACATCTGCATGACCTGCCATCGCGCTTTAAAAGAGCAGACGCCGGAGACGCAAAAGCTCCTCACCTATTGGAATAATAAGGAGCCGATCCCGTGGATTCGGCTGCAGCGGCTCCCCGATTTTGTCCGCTTTACCCACGAGATGCATCTGGCAGCCGGATTTAAATGCACCGAATGCCACGGCCAGGTGGCCCAGATGACCAGCACACCCCGCGCGGCGACCTTCGAGATGGGGTGGTGCATCAGCTGTCACCAACGGAACGGGGCGTCGAAAGATTGTTTTACGTGTCACTATTAA
- a CDS encoding efflux RND transporter permease subunit, protein MGRFYVRSTKGNMVPLSTVTQPRAARGPDVVTRYNLHRSVEVNGAAAPGFSSGDAIITMEQVAGTLPAGYGYEWTGLSYQEVTTRGRAGLILLLAIVFVFLVLAAQYESWTVPFAVILVVPIGIFGAFLAQWIRGLDNNVYAQIGLVMLVGLSAKNAILIVEYAKVRYDRGLRLNEAAAEGSRIRLRPILMTSFAFIFGVLPLMIATGAGSAARHALGTSVFGGMIAATVLGVLFIPVLFVVSEAITERRKRAEAARATVGVGRGASDRLGGSIK, encoded by the coding sequence GCGGGGACCCGACGTAGTGACCCGATACAATCTCCATCGGTCGGTGGAGGTCAACGGGGCGGCGGCCCCCGGCTTCAGCTCTGGAGATGCCATCATAACCATGGAGCAGGTCGCCGGAACACTGCCGGCGGGATATGGCTATGAGTGGACCGGTCTCTCGTATCAGGAGGTTACCACCCGGGGGCGGGCGGGCCTGATTCTGCTCCTGGCAATCGTCTTCGTTTTTCTCGTCTTGGCGGCGCAATATGAGAGCTGGACCGTTCCTTTCGCTGTGATCCTTGTCGTGCCGATCGGAATCTTCGGCGCGTTCCTCGCCCAATGGATCCGAGGTCTCGACAACAACGTTTATGCCCAGATCGGCTTGGTGATGTTGGTGGGACTTTCCGCCAAAAATGCCATCCTCATCGTGGAGTATGCGAAGGTTCGTTACGATCGCGGGCTCCGTCTAAACGAAGCGGCCGCCGAGGGGTCGCGCATCCGGCTCCGTCCGATCCTCATGACGTCGTTCGCCTTTATTTTCGGCGTCCTCCCCTTGATGATCGCCACCGGCGCCGGATCGGCCGCCCGACATGCGCTCGGGACCTCCGTTTTCGGGGGGATGATTGCGGCGACAGTGCTGGGGGTCTTGTTCATCCCGGTGTTATTTGTTGTCAGTGAAGCGATCACCGAGCGCCGCAAGAGGGCAGAGGCCGCGCGCGCGACCGTCGGGGTGGGTCGCGGCGCAAGCGATCGGCTGGGAGGTTCGATCAAATGA